The proteins below come from a single Agromyces flavus genomic window:
- a CDS encoding DUF6458 family protein produces MSLGLGIVLFAIGAVFAFALNVAVDWINLQMVGYILMAAGAVVIILGIILLVRRRSAVSTSRTTVDPATGSRVTRNETSQTDDGTTY; encoded by the coding sequence ATGAGTCTCGGTCTCGGAATCGTCCTCTTCGCCATCGGCGCCGTGTTCGCGTTCGCGCTCAACGTGGCAGTGGACTGGATCAACCTGCAGATGGTCGGCTACATCCTGATGGCCGCCGGCGCCGTGGTGATCATCCTGGGCATCATCCTGCTCGTACGCCGTCGCAGCGCGGTCTCCACCTCGCGAACGACCGTCGACCCGGCCACGGGCTCGCGGGTCACGCGCAACGAGACGTCCCAGACGGACGACGGCACGACGTACTGA
- a CDS encoding branched-chain amino acid aminotransferase, with translation MTTSNLTLKSPSAAGLVWQVTRNDAAKSAAEREAVLADPGFGNHFTDHMVDICWSEKGGWHRPRVSPYGPIQLDPAAAVLHYGQEIFEGLKAYRHADGSIRTFRPYENAARMQRSARRMALPELPVEYFIDSLKQLIAVDADWVPSAPETSLYLRPFMYAKEAFLGVRPAKKVAYYLIASPAAAYFPGGVQPVNIWLSTHYARAGKGGTGAAKTGGNYASSLLPQAEAYEKGCQQVLFLDEGKYLEELGGMNVVLVKKDGTLVTPESDSILEGITRDSILRLAADRGHQVEQRRVTLDEWREGAASGDIVGAFACGTAAVVVPIGRLLAEDFEIVHSGARAEELALSLREELTGIQYGRVEDRHGWMVRLDA, from the coding sequence TTGACCACCTCGAACCTCACCCTCAAGTCGCCCTCGGCCGCCGGTCTCGTCTGGCAGGTCACGCGCAACGACGCCGCCAAGTCGGCCGCCGAGCGCGAGGCGGTCCTCGCCGATCCCGGCTTCGGCAACCACTTCACCGACCACATGGTCGACATCTGCTGGTCCGAGAAAGGCGGATGGCACCGTCCGCGCGTCTCCCCGTACGGGCCGATCCAGCTCGACCCGGCGGCGGCGGTGCTGCACTACGGGCAGGAGATCTTCGAGGGCCTCAAGGCGTACCGGCACGCCGACGGCTCCATCCGCACGTTCCGCCCGTACGAGAACGCGGCGCGCATGCAGCGCTCGGCGCGGCGGATGGCGCTGCCGGAGCTGCCCGTCGAGTACTTCATCGACTCGCTCAAGCAGCTCATCGCGGTCGACGCCGACTGGGTGCCGAGCGCCCCCGAGACGAGCCTGTACCTGCGTCCGTTCATGTACGCCAAGGAGGCGTTCCTGGGAGTGCGCCCGGCCAAGAAGGTCGCGTACTACCTCATCGCGAGCCCGGCGGCCGCGTACTTCCCGGGCGGTGTGCAGCCCGTGAACATCTGGCTGTCGACGCACTACGCGCGCGCCGGCAAGGGCGGCACGGGTGCGGCGAAGACGGGCGGCAACTACGCCTCCAGCCTGCTGCCGCAGGCCGAGGCGTATGAGAAGGGCTGCCAGCAGGTGCTCTTCCTCGACGAGGGCAAGTACCTCGAGGAGCTCGGCGGCATGAACGTCGTGCTGGTCAAGAAGGACGGCACGCTCGTCACGCCCGAGTCCGACTCGATCCTCGAGGGCATCACGCGCGACTCGATCCTGCGCCTGGCGGCCGACCGAGGCCACCAGGTCGAGCAGCGCCGCGTCACGCTCGACGAGTGGCGCGAGGGCGCGGCCTCCGGCGACATCGTCGGTGCGTTCGCGTGCGGCACCGCGGCGGTGGTCGTGCCGATCGGCCGACTGCTCGCCGAGGACTTCGAGATCGTGCACTCGGGCGCGCGAGCGGAAGAGCTGGCGCTCTCGCTGCGCGAGGAGCTGACCGGCATCCAGTACGGCCGCGTCGAGGACCGGCACGGCTGGATGGTGCGCCTGGACGCGTGA
- a CDS encoding GNAT family acetyltransferase has translation MNASSNGVAVSARIRAFEAADTEPVVALWRAAGLVVPWNDPYRDIERKSTVQPELFLVAEAAGAVVGTAMVGYDGHRGWVNYLAVDATRRGSGLGRQLMAEAERLLVERGCPKLNLQVRSTNTSVIEWYRTLGYEPDGAVSLGKRLIPDVAGPIDAAT, from the coding sequence GTGAACGCGTCGAGCAACGGCGTCGCGGTCTCGGCGCGCATCCGCGCGTTCGAGGCCGCCGACACCGAGCCCGTCGTCGCACTCTGGCGGGCGGCGGGGCTCGTCGTGCCGTGGAACGACCCGTACCGCGATATCGAGCGGAAGTCGACGGTGCAGCCCGAGCTCTTCCTCGTCGCCGAGGCGGCGGGTGCCGTCGTGGGCACGGCCATGGTCGGCTACGACGGTCACCGCGGCTGGGTGAACTACCTCGCGGTCGACGCCACGCGGCGCGGCTCCGGGCTGGGCCGACAGCTCATGGCCGAGGCCGAGCGACTGCTCGTCGAGCGCGGCTGTCCGAAGCTCAACCTGCAGGTCCGATCGACGAACACCAGCGTGATCGAGTGGTACCGCACGCTCGGGTACGAGCCCGACGGGGCGGTGTCGCTCGGCAAGCGGCTCATCCCCGACGTCGCCGGGCCGATCGACGCCGCCACGTAG
- a CDS encoding fumarylacetoacetate hydrolase family protein → MKVARFAHGESISFGIVDEEEHELVVLKSDPLFAGYDPTGERVPLGEARLLAPVIPRSKVVAVGKNYREHAEEMGGEAPTEPLLFLKPNTSVIGPGDAIVLPPESAQVEHEGELAVVIGRVARRVSEADAASVIFGYTIANDVTARDLQRRDGQWTRAKGFDTFCPLGPVISTEIDLERGVIETAVNGERRQRGSFADMVHSVSTIVAYASNVFTLLPGDVILTGTPAGVGPIEDGDRVEVTVSGLGTLANPVRVPA, encoded by the coding sequence ATGAAGGTCGCGCGCTTCGCCCACGGTGAGTCCATCTCGTTCGGCATCGTCGACGAGGAGGAGCACGAGCTCGTCGTGCTGAAGTCCGATCCGCTCTTCGCGGGGTACGATCCGACCGGCGAGCGGGTGCCGCTCGGCGAGGCGCGACTGCTCGCGCCCGTGATCCCGCGGTCGAAGGTCGTCGCGGTCGGCAAGAACTACCGCGAGCATGCCGAGGAGATGGGCGGCGAGGCGCCGACCGAGCCCCTGCTGTTCCTCAAGCCCAATACGTCGGTGATCGGTCCGGGCGACGCGATCGTCCTGCCGCCCGAGAGCGCGCAGGTCGAGCACGAGGGCGAGCTGGCGGTCGTGATCGGACGCGTGGCGCGCCGCGTGAGCGAGGCCGACGCGGCATCCGTGATCTTCGGCTACACCATCGCGAACGACGTGACGGCACGCGACCTGCAGCGGCGCGACGGCCAGTGGACGCGTGCGAAGGGATTCGACACGTTCTGCCCGCTGGGCCCGGTGATCTCGACCGAGATCGACCTCGAGCGCGGCGTCATCGAGACCGCGGTGAACGGCGAGCGACGCCAGCGCGGCAGCTTCGCCGACATGGTGCACTCGGTGTCGACGATCGTCGCGTACGCCTCGAACGTGTTCACCCTGCTGCCCGGGGACGTGATCCTCACGGGCACGCCGGCAGGCGTCGGGCCGATCGAGGACGGCGATCGAGTCGAGGTCACCGTTTCGGGGCTGGGGACGCTCGCGAACCCCGTGCGCGTGCCGGCGTAG
- a CDS encoding 3-isopropylmalate dehydrogenase, whose amino-acid sequence MVQTVRLAVIPGDGIGPEVVGEALKALDAATSGADVEFERTQFSLGAARFLDTGDVLTDDDLDAIKGHDAILLGAVGGVPGDPRLAGANIERGLLLRLRFELDHYVNLRPSVLYSGVVSPLADPGDVDFVVVREGTEGPYVGNGGAIRVGTPAEVANEVSVNTAYGVERVVRYAFAAASARAKKKLTLVHKTNVLVFAGSLWKRTVDAVASEYPDVAVDYLHVDAATIFLVTDPARFDVIVTDNLFGDILTDLAGAISGGIGLAASGNINPDGRFPSMFEPVHGSAPDIAGKGIADPTAAILSVALLLDHLGHGGPAEQVRQAVAADIADRGDARRSTSEIGDAIAARIGAPVGAH is encoded by the coding sequence ATGGTACAGACGGTCAGGCTCGCGGTGATCCCGGGCGACGGGATTGGTCCCGAGGTGGTCGGCGAGGCGCTCAAGGCGCTCGACGCCGCCACGAGCGGAGCCGACGTCGAGTTCGAGCGCACGCAGTTCTCGCTCGGCGCCGCCCGCTTCCTCGACACCGGCGACGTGCTGACCGACGACGACCTCGACGCCATCAAGGGCCACGACGCGATCCTGCTCGGCGCGGTCGGCGGCGTGCCGGGCGACCCGCGGCTCGCGGGCGCGAACATCGAGCGCGGCCTGCTCCTGAGGTTGCGGTTCGAACTCGACCACTACGTCAACCTGCGCCCGAGCGTGCTGTACTCCGGCGTCGTGAGCCCGCTCGCCGACCCCGGCGACGTCGACTTCGTCGTGGTCCGCGAGGGCACCGAGGGACCGTACGTCGGCAACGGCGGCGCCATCCGCGTCGGCACGCCCGCCGAGGTCGCGAACGAGGTCTCGGTCAACACCGCCTACGGCGTCGAGCGCGTCGTGCGCTATGCGTTCGCCGCGGCATCCGCCCGCGCGAAGAAGAAGCTGACGCTCGTGCACAAGACCAACGTGCTCGTGTTCGCCGGCTCCCTCTGGAAGCGCACGGTCGACGCCGTGGCATCCGAGTACCCGGATGTCGCGGTCGACTACCTGCACGTCGACGCCGCGACCATCTTCCTCGTCACGGATCCTGCTAGATTCGACGTCATCGTCACGGACAACCTCTTCGGCGACATCCTCACGGACCTGGCCGGCGCGATCAGCGGCGGCATCGGCCTCGCGGCCTCGGGCAACATCAACCCCGACGGCCGGTTCCCGAGCATGTTCGAGCCGGTGCACGGTTCCGCGCCCGACATCGCCGGGAAGGGCATCGCCGACCCGACCGCCGCGATCCTCTCGGTCGCCCTGCTGCTCGACCACCTCGGTCACGGCGGGCCCGCCGAGCAGGTGCGCCAGGCGGTCGCCGCCGACATCGCCGACCGTGGCGACGCGCGGCGCTCGACCTCCGAGATCGGCGACGCGATCGCCGCACGCATCGGCGCCCCCGTGGGCGCCCACTGA